In Bradyrhizobium sp. CCBAU 051011, the following are encoded in one genomic region:
- the tnpB gene encoding IS66 family insertion sequence element accessory protein TnpB (TnpB, as the term is used for proteins encoded by IS66 family insertion elements, is considered an accessory protein, since TnpC, encoded by a neighboring gene, is a DDE family transposase.), which produces MIALRSDLKVVLAAQPVDFRKSVHTLSALVSEALRANPYCGDVFVFRSKRMDRVKLLAWDGSGMVLVTKWLHQGRFTWPPIRDGVVHLSATQLAMLLDGLEWTRVSPKPVKQPAIVG; this is translated from the coding sequence GTGATTGCTCTACGGTCAGACCTCAAGGTGGTGCTGGCGGCCCAGCCGGTCGACTTTCGTAAGTCGGTGCATACGCTGTCGGCGCTGGTGAGCGAAGCACTGCGCGCGAACCCATATTGCGGCGACGTCTTCGTGTTCCGCAGCAAGCGCATGGACAGAGTGAAGCTTCTGGCGTGGGACGGCAGCGGCATGGTGTTGGTAACGAAGTGGTTGCACCAGGGGCGTTTCACCTGGCCGCCGATCCGCGACGGCGTTGTGCATCTCAGTGCGACGCAGCTTGCGATGCTACTCGACGGGCTCGAGTGGACGCGTGTGTCGCCCAAGCCTGTGAAGCAGCCGGCCATTGTCGGCTGA
- a CDS encoding transposase, giving the protein MANAMLDARQEGDSYRRVEVITGERRRRRWTSEEKARIAAESFEEGANISEVARRNGVSRGLLTVWRRQVAAALAGKAQNFVPIQIGAESDGGRVGKSECISPVQTKPVEIATPPAKVCGVVEIEVNGARIRVEPGVELATLSVVLSALRGIR; this is encoded by the coding sequence ATGGCAAATGCCATGCTTGATGCCAGGCAGGAAGGTGACTCTTATCGCCGCGTTGAGGTGATCACTGGGGAGCGCCGGCGGCGACGGTGGACGAGCGAGGAGAAGGCCCGGATCGCGGCAGAGAGCTTTGAGGAGGGGGCGAACATCTCCGAGGTGGCGCGGCGCAATGGCGTTTCTCGCGGACTGCTCACGGTGTGGCGCCGCCAGGTAGCGGCGGCGCTGGCCGGCAAAGCCCAGAACTTCGTGCCTATCCAAATTGGCGCCGAGAGCGATGGCGGGAGGGTTGGCAAGTCCGAGTGTATTTCGCCGGTACAGACGAAGCCCGTGGAGATTGCCACGCCGCCGGCCAAGGTCTGTGGAGTGGTCGAGATCGAGGTGAACGGGGCGCGCATCCGGGTCGAGCCGGGGGTGGAACTGGCGACGCTTTCGGTGGTGCTATCGGCGCTTCGAGGGATCCGGTGA
- a CDS encoding ABC transporter ATP-binding protein → MEFRSQGYVSPLSASKAPFPGSAADQVDDSVLSPASEILHAYWRSDRRLLLIVAAVVLISSASSVAGPYVFSCLIDRLPRSEDMSQVAWGFAGYAVLVGAASALQRMLQYLSFMAAENLGFIAATRFFDRILRKTAAFFLECNPAEIQSAAARGRSALTTLVQLGIVVFIPASTQLLLTLVTLGALLNIQIAAIVAIYGAIAIALTWISTRQARTFVDAAVEAGQENARFVGNVMNAMDTLRHFGSHSWMNERFMIRAREVRDNWQAYVLQRLLYIAVLGFAVALQFAVTLLLLIPEYHAGGVTIGDMVLFNTLLLQLNMPFETVARAISDVARSRADLIPLGRLWAAPEERQASHAHDFKPSAGQLSFESIGYAYDNGRGVTDVSFKAGRGGITFLVGETGSGKSTIFKLALKSIEPDYGRILVDGTDIASIDRADWYAAVAVVPQDVMLLNESLADNILLGRPRDEVRLRGASKEAAILPLIEALPEGFETTVGERGLKLSGGERQRVAIARALYGQPAILLLDEASSALDERTERDIMDHIRTLAKDVTVLAITHRRGVISASDVVVDLTDCGLSVT, encoded by the coding sequence ATGGAATTCAGATCGCAAGGCTATGTCAGCCCTCTTAGTGCAAGCAAAGCCCCATTTCCTGGATCCGCCGCAGATCAGGTCGACGATAGCGTATTGTCGCCGGCTTCCGAAATTCTGCATGCGTACTGGCGATCCGATCGGCGCTTGCTTCTCATCGTTGCGGCGGTGGTGCTGATCTCCAGCGCCAGCAGCGTCGCAGGTCCCTATGTATTTTCGTGTCTCATTGATCGTCTTCCGCGCAGCGAAGACATGTCGCAGGTTGCTTGGGGTTTCGCTGGATACGCGGTTTTGGTGGGCGCAGCCTCTGCATTGCAGCGCATGCTGCAGTATCTTTCCTTCATGGCAGCTGAGAACCTAGGATTCATTGCTGCAACTCGCTTCTTCGATCGCATCCTGAGGAAGACCGCAGCCTTTTTTCTTGAGTGCAATCCGGCGGAGATACAGAGTGCGGCCGCTCGCGGGCGCAGCGCACTGACGACGCTGGTCCAGCTTGGGATTGTCGTCTTCATCCCTGCTTCAACGCAGCTTCTGCTTACGCTCGTTACCCTCGGCGCGCTCCTCAATATCCAGATCGCTGCAATCGTCGCCATTTATGGAGCAATCGCGATTGCATTGACGTGGATTTCCACGCGTCAGGCCCGCACGTTCGTGGATGCGGCGGTCGAAGCCGGACAGGAGAATGCTCGGTTCGTCGGTAACGTCATGAACGCGATGGACACGTTGCGCCATTTCGGCAGTCACTCCTGGATGAACGAACGCTTTATGATAAGGGCGCGGGAGGTGCGTGATAACTGGCAAGCCTACGTGTTGCAACGACTGCTCTACATCGCCGTGCTCGGCTTCGCCGTCGCGCTACAATTTGCGGTCACGCTTCTCCTTCTTATACCTGAATACCACGCCGGCGGGGTCACCATCGGCGATATGGTGCTATTCAATACGCTTCTACTTCAGCTCAATATGCCCTTCGAGACGGTCGCCAGGGCGATCTCTGACGTGGCGCGGTCGCGAGCCGACCTCATCCCTCTAGGTAGACTGTGGGCCGCACCAGAAGAGCGGCAAGCATCTCATGCTCACGATTTCAAGCCCTCCGCTGGCCAGCTCTCTTTCGAGAGCATTGGGTATGCCTACGACAACGGTCGCGGCGTTACCGACGTCTCGTTTAAGGCCGGGCGCGGCGGGATTACTTTTCTTGTCGGTGAGACCGGTTCGGGGAAGTCCACGATCTTTAAGCTCGCCCTGAAATCGATTGAGCCCGACTACGGCCGAATTCTCGTCGACGGAACCGATATAGCGAGCATCGATCGCGCGGATTGGTATGCCGCAGTTGCTGTCGTGCCGCAGGACGTGATGTTACTCAATGAGTCGCTAGCTGACAACATCTTGTTAGGACGGCCCCGCGACGAGGTACGCCTTCGCGGTGCGTCGAAAGAAGCCGCTATTCTCCCGTTGATCGAGGCGCTGCCAGAAGGATTTGAAACAACCGTTGGAGAACGCGGCTTGAAGCTTTCCGGCGGGGAGCGACAGCGCGTTGCTATTGCCCGCGCGCTCTATGGCCAGCCGGCGATCCTTCTTCTCGACGAGGCTAGCTCCGCGCTCGACGAACGAACCGAGCGGGACATTATGGACCATATACGCACCCTAGCGAAGGATGTGACTGTGCTAGCGATCACTCATCGGAGAGGTGTCATCTCTGCGAGCGACGTCGTGGTCGATCTGACCGACTGCGGCTTGTCAGTGACTTAG
- a CDS encoding type III polyketide synthase, with translation MSRILAVGTALPPFRLSQSDAKVLAGRLFGSRIKTLKRYLTVFDHAVVDQRFFCVAPEWFLSEHRIGETNETYLEWAKELACKATLLCLDRAGMKPEQVDRIIFVSSSGIATPSLDVDLILKLGLRTDVRRTPVFGLGCAGGASGVGLAATICRATNERILLVAVELNSLTFQRNDLTPKNLVATSLFGDGAAAILIGPAEGGAGKLEIVKSTSLLYPDTSPQMGLHFGDFGFELVFSERAPSIISELMPLALPPLLADDSIHLNQVKSLVFHPGGRRVLEVFERSLGRSSKDFFSSYETLRRHGNMSSATVLFVLDHVLEHEKQAPGSYGILAAFGPGFSAELSLLRWAEGEAAGLC, from the coding sequence ATGTCCAGAATTTTGGCTGTCGGGACGGCATTGCCGCCTTTCCGACTTTCGCAGTCTGACGCCAAGGTACTAGCGGGTCGCCTTTTCGGATCTAGAATAAAGACGCTTAAGAGATATCTTACAGTATTCGATCATGCGGTAGTCGATCAGCGTTTCTTTTGTGTCGCGCCCGAATGGTTTCTAAGCGAGCATCGCATAGGTGAGACAAATGAAACATACTTGGAGTGGGCCAAAGAGCTGGCATGCAAAGCAACACTTCTCTGTCTCGACAGAGCCGGCATGAAGCCCGAGCAAGTCGATCGAATTATATTCGTTTCGTCGAGTGGGATCGCTACGCCTAGTCTCGACGTGGATCTGATCTTGAAACTCGGATTGCGAACAGACGTAAGACGGACGCCGGTTTTTGGCCTTGGATGTGCTGGGGGAGCATCGGGAGTTGGTTTGGCAGCAACGATTTGCCGCGCAACGAACGAACGCATTCTACTCGTCGCTGTGGAGCTGAATTCGCTTACATTCCAGCGAAATGATCTCACCCCTAAGAATCTTGTCGCTACAAGCCTTTTTGGGGATGGCGCTGCCGCGATTCTAATTGGCCCAGCTGAAGGCGGCGCAGGCAAATTGGAAATTGTGAAAAGTACGAGTTTGCTTTACCCGGACACAAGTCCTCAAATGGGCTTGCATTTCGGCGACTTCGGATTTGAACTTGTATTCTCAGAGCGCGCTCCGTCGATCATAAGCGAATTGATGCCACTTGCGCTGCCACCGTTGCTAGCGGATGATAGCATTCATCTTAATCAGGTGAAGAGCTTAGTCTTTCATCCGGGCGGGAGAAGGGTATTGGAGGTTTTTGAGCGGAGTCTCGGGAGATCGTCTAAGGACTTCTTTTCCAGCTATGAGACTCTTCGACGTCATGGAAATATGTCCAGCGCAACTGTATTATTCGTTTTAGATCACGTGCTTGAGCATGAGAAGCAGGCGCCAGGATCATACGGAATATTGGCTGCGTTCGGACCAGGGTTCTCGGCCGAACTATCGCTATTGAGATGGGCTGAGGGCGAAGCGGCCGGTCTGTGTTAG
- a CDS encoding IS5 family transposase, producing the protein MRPRERSETGEQDLFRSRLDQIIDMKHPLVRLGRTVDWGFLEGRFGEVYDDDPGRPPLPTRLMAGLSILKHTYDLSDEVLCERWVENPYYQYFCGEEFFQHRLVFDRSSLTRWRNRMGEERLAALIQESLSVAVKTEAVKPSELSRVIVDTTVQPKNVTFPTDAKLLNRAREKLVRLAQRHGVILRQSYARVGKFALIEHQRYAHAKQFKRANRKLKTLRTYLGRVIRDIGRKIEGNSGLEAAFAKLLALARRVREQQQRQRGPKVYSLHAPEVECIGKGKAHRPYEFGVKVSVATTIGHARGGQLVTHVKALPGNPYDGHTLATVIPDMEALIGNIIARLLADKGYRGHNAPPDYKFRVFISGQKRGVTPRIKRQLRRRAAVEPVIGHLKAEHRMGRNYLWFRRGDAANAVLAAAGYNFRRLIRWLRLLLHLFLTALFSGGRLNPA; encoded by the coding sequence ATGCGGCCACGAGAGCGGAGCGAGACGGGGGAACAGGATCTTTTCCGCTCCCGGCTCGATCAGATCATCGACATGAAGCATCCGCTGGTGAGGCTGGGCCGCACGGTGGATTGGGGCTTTCTGGAAGGGCGGTTCGGCGAGGTTTACGATGATGATCCCGGCCGGCCGCCGCTGCCGACGCGCTTGATGGCGGGGCTTTCGATCCTCAAGCACACCTACGACCTGTCCGACGAGGTGCTGTGCGAGCGGTGGGTCGAGAACCCCTATTACCAATACTTCTGCGGCGAAGAATTCTTCCAGCACCGGTTGGTGTTCGATCGCTCGTCGCTGACGCGCTGGCGCAATCGCATGGGCGAGGAACGGCTGGCGGCGCTGATCCAGGAAAGCCTGTCGGTTGCCGTCAAGACCGAGGCAGTCAAGCCGTCCGAACTGTCGCGGGTGATCGTCGACACCACGGTTCAGCCCAAGAACGTGACGTTCCCCACCGACGCGAAGCTTCTAAACCGGGCGCGCGAGAAGCTGGTGCGGCTGGCGCAGCGCCATGGGGTGATTTTGCGTCAGTCCTATGCGCGGGTGGGCAAGTTCGCCCTGATCGAGCACCAGCGCTATGCCCACGCCAAGCAGTTCAAGCGCGCCAACCGGAAGCTCAAGACGCTGCGGACCTATCTGGGCCGCGTGATCCGCGACATCGGCCGCAAGATCGAGGGTAACAGCGGGCTCGAGGCGGCGTTCGCAAAGCTGCTGGCGCTGGCGCGGCGCGTGCGCGAGCAGCAGCAGCGTCAACGTGGGCCGAAGGTTTATTCCCTGCACGCGCCGGAGGTCGAGTGCATCGGCAAGGGCAAGGCCCACCGGCCTTACGAGTTCGGCGTCAAAGTCTCCGTCGCCACCACGATCGGCCACGCCAGGGGCGGCCAACTCGTCACCCATGTGAAGGCACTGCCCGGCAATCCCTATGACGGTCACACGCTGGCCACCGTGATCCCGGACATGGAGGCGCTCATCGGCAACATCATCGCGCGCCTCCTCGCCGACAAGGGATATCGCGGCCACAACGCCCCACCCGATTACAAGTTCAGGGTCTTCATCTCCGGCCAGAAGCGAGGAGTGACACCAAGGATCAAACGCCAATTGCGCCGCAGGGCCGCTGTCGAGCCCGTCATCGGCCATCTCAAAGCCGAGCACCGCATGGGCCGCAATTATCTCTGGTTCCGTCGCGGCGATGCAGCCAACGCCGTCCTCGCCGCCGCCGGCTACAACTTCCGCCGCCTCATCCGCTGGCTCAGGCTTTTGCTGCACCTCTTCCTGACCGCACTCTTCTCCGGCGGTCGGCTTAATCCAGCGTGA